The Parambassis ranga chromosome 1, fParRan2.1, whole genome shotgun sequence genome includes a region encoding these proteins:
- the ppp3r1b gene encoding calcineurin subunit B type 1b, with product MGNEASFPLELCSHFDADEIKRLGKRFKKLDLDNSGSLSVEEFMSLPELQQNPLVQRVIDIFDTDGNGEVDFKEFIEGVSLFSVKGDKEQKLRFAFRIYDMDKDGYISNGELFQVLKMMVGNNLKDTQLQQIVDKTIINADKDGDGRISFEEFCAVVGGLDIHKKMVVDV from the exons ATG GGAAATGAAGCCAGTTTTCCACTGGAGCTGTGCTCGCACT TTGATGCTGATGAGATTAAGAGGCTGGGAAAGAGATTTAAGAAACTCGACCTAGATAACTCCGGCTCCCTGAGCGTGGAGGAGTTCATgtccctcccggagctccagcagaaccCTCTGGTTCAGCGGGTTATCGACATATTCGACACAGACGGTAACGGAGAGGTCGACTTCAAAG AGTTCATTGAAGGAGTGTCTCTGTTCAGTGTGAAAGGGGACAAGGAGCAGAAGCTGCGCT TCGCCTTCAGGATCTACGACATGGACAAAGACGGGTACATCTCCAACGGGGAACTCTTCCAGGTCCTGAAGATGATGGTGGGCAACAACTTGAAAGACacgcagctgcagcagatcGTCGACAAGACCATCATCAACGCAGACAAAGACGGGGACGGCCGGATATCCTTCGAGGAGTTCTGTGCG GTCGTCGGCGGATTGGACATTCACAAGAAGATGGTGGTGGATGTCTGA
- the etaa1a gene encoding ewing's tumor-associated antigen 1 isoform X1 — translation MNGGRWPLEPPAAKPRTSRLSRSFRQTQAAEVEAPQTQQSGFKTPTRIHRSRPAAVCGESPQNDSDIQQDIIWDATSPSPHRLTGRRGRKHAAGVVNISEIVSRIAPKHGRPKAAEPTLQQWIRDSASIPCTPDVQAPKPKKKSPRLNRVDDLLKLAKQFDFKLFRQDVEDVEDLHQQSLELLTQGVLNFENSIHAEGPHSQLANDNLDPNMDNDLDFLFDGPTQHTSRNLSQASSAQLSQVKPVAGDSGRAPASQCGPSVEFEDDWENDDLLNDSLMLEMTQNPLTFTAPKFCSTQRAANQVRDHQTVRAAVSQSVGSTVDKENVTFRLDQNAEFSVRRVQTDTSSGGPQRPCQNRPITVQTDTSSGGPQRPCQNRPITVQTDTSSGGPQRPCQNRPITVQAQSTSSGGPQQPNPVRTAPQDPQKTAQCFVPPVLDFLDDDLDSFFSSEPVWDDPADDDLLCEMCEDLEKQIQVSDHRAALQPASMHPSAPVGSGRPGGASLACGPGSSTANMSFRLTQTVPGSTVRPACLQGSSNKDRFTFKKPNSPVSMAAKHPITTATSEAVGKCSAAEIQLKKQQAMERRRQRLQAAQNLRALP, via the exons ATGAACGGAGGCCGGTGGCCGCTGGAGCCACCGGCGGCCAAACCCAGAACCAGCCGCCTGAGCCGGAGCTTCAGACAGACGCAGGCGGCGGAGGTGGAGGCTCCACAGACGCAGCAGTCAG GCTTTAAGACTCCCACCAGAATCCACAGATCCAGAccagcagctgtctgtggaGAGTCTCCACAGAACGACTCAGACATCCAGCAGGACATCATCTGGGACGCCACGTCCCCCTCCCCCCACAGACTCACAG gtagAAGGGGTAGAAAACACGCCGCTGGAGTGGTGAACATCTCTGAGATCGTCAGCAGGATCGCTCCAAAG catggcAGGCCGAAGGCTGCAGAGCCCACTCTTCAGCAGTGGATCCGTGACAGCGCCAGCATCCCCTGCACTCCAGACGTTCAGGCTCCGAAACCCAAGAAGAAATCCCCGAG ACTGAACAGAGTAGACGACCTGCTGAAGCTCGCCAAACAGTTTGACTTCAAGCTGTTCCGTCAGGACGTGGAGGATGTGGAGGACCTGCACCAGCAGAGCCTGGAGCTCCTGACACAGGGTGTCCTGAATTTTGAGAACAGCATCCACGCCGAAGGTCCGCACAGTCAGCTGGCTAACGACAACCTGGATCCAAACATGGACAACGATCTGGACTTCCTGTTCGATGGACCAACTCAACACACGAGCAGAAACCTCAGCCAGGCGTCGTCAGCTCAGTTGTCACAGGTGAAACCTGTTGCAGGGGATTCTGGGAGAGCGCCTGCCTCTCAGTGTGGTCCATCAGTCGAGTTTGAGGATGACTGGGAGAACGACGACCTCCTAAATGACTCTCTGATGTTAGAAATGACACAAAACCCTCTGACCTTTACGGCTCCCAAGTTCTGCTCAACACAGAGGGCGGCCAATCAGGTGAGAGATCACCAAACCGTCAGAGCAGCTGTCAGCCAATCGGTCGGCTCCACAGTGGATAAAGAAAATGTGACTTTCAGACTGGACCAGAACGCTGAGTTCTCTGTGAGAAGAGTGCAGACAGACACGTCCTCAGGTGGACCTCAACGTCCCTGTCAGAACCGTCCAATcacagtgcagacagacacGTCCTCAGGTGGACCTCAACGTCCCTGTCAGAACCGTCCAATcacagtgcagacagacacGTCCTCAGGTGGACCTCAACGTCCCTGTCAGAACCGTCCAATCACAGTGCAGGCTCAGAGCACGTCCTCGGGTGGACCTCAGCAGCCAAACCCAGTTAGGACGGCTCCACAGGATCCTCAGAAGACAGCTCAGTGTTTTGTGCCACCTGTTCTGGACttcctggatgatgacctggaCTCTTTCTTCTCATCCGAGCCGGTTTGGGACGATCCGGCTGACGATGACCTGCTATGTGAAATGTGTGAGGACCTGGAAAAGCAGATCCAGGTGTCCgaccacagagcagctctgcagccagccagcatGCATCCATCAGCCCCTGTGGGCTCAGGCAGACCAGGTGGCGCTTCATTGGCTTGTGGTCCAGGTTCCTCCACTGCCAACATGTCATTCAGACTTACACAGACTGTCCCGGGTTCCACAGTCAGACCGGCATGTCTGCAGGGCAGCAGCAACAAAGACCGCTTCACCTTCAAGAAGCCAAACAGCCCTGTCTCCATGGCAGCCAAACACCCCATTACCACGGCGACCAGTGAAG CTGTGGGAAAATGTTCGGCAGCTGAGATCCAGCTGAAGAAGCAGCAGGCGATGGAGAGGAGGCGGCAGCGCCTGCAGGCTGCTCAGAACCTGCGGGCTCTCCCCTAA
- the etaa1a gene encoding ewing's tumor-associated antigen 1 isoform X2 gives MNGGRWPLEPPAAKPRTSRLSRSFRQTQAAEVEAPQTQQSGFKTPTRIHRSRPAAVCGESPQNDSDIQQDIIWDATSPSPHRLTGRRGRKHAAGVVNISEIVSRIAPKHGRPKAAEPTLQQWIRDSASIPCTPDVQAPKPKKKSPRLNRVDDLLKLAKQFDFKLFRQDVEDVEDLHQQSLELLTQGVLNFENSIHAEGPHSQLANDNLDPNMDNDLDFLFDGPTQHTSRNLSQASSAQLSQVKPVAGDSGRAPASQCGPSVEFEDDWENDDLLNDSLMLEMTQNPLTFTAPKFCSTQRAANQVRDHQTVRAAVSQSVGSTVDKENVTFRLDQNAEFSVRRVQTDTSSGGPQRPCQNRPITVQTDTSSGGPQRPCQNRPITVQAQSTSSGGPQQPNPVRTAPQDPQKTAQCFVPPVLDFLDDDLDSFFSSEPVWDDPADDDLLCEMCEDLEKQIQVSDHRAALQPASMHPSAPVGSGRPGGASLACGPGSSTANMSFRLTQTVPGSTVRPACLQGSSNKDRFTFKKPNSPVSMAAKHPITTATSEAVGKCSAAEIQLKKQQAMERRRQRLQAAQNLRALP, from the exons ATGAACGGAGGCCGGTGGCCGCTGGAGCCACCGGCGGCCAAACCCAGAACCAGCCGCCTGAGCCGGAGCTTCAGACAGACGCAGGCGGCGGAGGTGGAGGCTCCACAGACGCAGCAGTCAG GCTTTAAGACTCCCACCAGAATCCACAGATCCAGAccagcagctgtctgtggaGAGTCTCCACAGAACGACTCAGACATCCAGCAGGACATCATCTGGGACGCCACGTCCCCCTCCCCCCACAGACTCACAG gtagAAGGGGTAGAAAACACGCCGCTGGAGTGGTGAACATCTCTGAGATCGTCAGCAGGATCGCTCCAAAG catggcAGGCCGAAGGCTGCAGAGCCCACTCTTCAGCAGTGGATCCGTGACAGCGCCAGCATCCCCTGCACTCCAGACGTTCAGGCTCCGAAACCCAAGAAGAAATCCCCGAG ACTGAACAGAGTAGACGACCTGCTGAAGCTCGCCAAACAGTTTGACTTCAAGCTGTTCCGTCAGGACGTGGAGGATGTGGAGGACCTGCACCAGCAGAGCCTGGAGCTCCTGACACAGGGTGTCCTGAATTTTGAGAACAGCATCCACGCCGAAGGTCCGCACAGTCAGCTGGCTAACGACAACCTGGATCCAAACATGGACAACGATCTGGACTTCCTGTTCGATGGACCAACTCAACACACGAGCAGAAACCTCAGCCAGGCGTCGTCAGCTCAGTTGTCACAGGTGAAACCTGTTGCAGGGGATTCTGGGAGAGCGCCTGCCTCTCAGTGTGGTCCATCAGTCGAGTTTGAGGATGACTGGGAGAACGACGACCTCCTAAATGACTCTCTGATGTTAGAAATGACACAAAACCCTCTGACCTTTACGGCTCCCAAGTTCTGCTCAACACAGAGGGCGGCCAATCAGGTGAGAGATCACCAAACCGTCAGAGCAGCTGTCAGCCAATCGGTCGGCTCCACAGTGGATAAAGAAAATGTGACTTTCAGACTGGACCAGAACGCTGAGTTCTCTGTGAGAAGAGTGCAGACAGACACGTCCTCAG GTGGACCTCAACGTCCCTGTCAGAACCGTCCAATcacagtgcagacagacacGTCCTCAGGTGGACCTCAACGTCCCTGTCAGAACCGTCCAATCACAGTGCAGGCTCAGAGCACGTCCTCGGGTGGACCTCAGCAGCCAAACCCAGTTAGGACGGCTCCACAGGATCCTCAGAAGACAGCTCAGTGTTTTGTGCCACCTGTTCTGGACttcctggatgatgacctggaCTCTTTCTTCTCATCCGAGCCGGTTTGGGACGATCCGGCTGACGATGACCTGCTATGTGAAATGTGTGAGGACCTGGAAAAGCAGATCCAGGTGTCCgaccacagagcagctctgcagccagccagcatGCATCCATCAGCCCCTGTGGGCTCAGGCAGACCAGGTGGCGCTTCATTGGCTTGTGGTCCAGGTTCCTCCACTGCCAACATGTCATTCAGACTTACACAGACTGTCCCGGGTTCCACAGTCAGACCGGCATGTCTGCAGGGCAGCAGCAACAAAGACCGCTTCACCTTCAAGAAGCCAAACAGCCCTGTCTCCATGGCAGCCAAACACCCCATTACCACGGCGACCAGTGAAG CTGTGGGAAAATGTTCGGCAGCTGAGATCCAGCTGAAGAAGCAGCAGGCGATGGAGAGGAGGCGGCAGCGCCTGCAGGCTGCTCAGAACCTGCGGGCTCTCCCCTAA